ATATAGTCTTTAACATGGAATGAAAAGTCTTGAAGTTTTAAAAAGGAAACTGGATTATGTCTCTTATACAGACTGTGTTCAGCCATTCTATGACTGCCCTATGTGTGGGCTCATTTGTACAAATTACGATATTCTCCAGGAACATGTTGACCTGCATTTAGAAGAAAGCAGCATTCGACAAGGTATGTTTATGTGTGAACGATAAAAATGTCTTGATTTAACTTCTGCTTCCTGGGACACATCTAATTTTCATATTagttatatagggtgagggaaatcataatatttaaaaataaatttgttcctttaaataatttttatctgTCTGTAACTTTTTCCTTAGAAATATGTCACAAAATGTTGTAAAGGATGAATGAACCATGGTGACCAACATCCAAACTAGGGTTGTGCATCCTGGATTTTGCTCAGGGCCAACAATATTTAGAAGGTTCAGACATTTGAGAGAATGAATATTAAACTTTGTTATTTAGAAAGTGTTTCATTTACAAGTTGATGGCATTCTTTTATCAGCTAGAAGTAATAAACTTAGCATTTGGCCACCAGAAATTGTCAACTAGGAAGCTGCCACATGGCACATAATAATTTTCAACATGTTTATGAACTGCGTAACCTGAAAGTCATTTCCAGTACATTTACAGCTGCTCACCCCAGCTTCTAAAATTATTTAGTGGTTAATAATGACTCTATAAaagttttcttctgttctctgtCACTTTTAATTGTGACATTAAGTAATTATTATGGTGCCTTAGACATGAAGGTATCTTATATAAGTTTCTCAAACCTGCTGAAGGAAAACATAAAGTAGACCCTAAAAGAAATCAATTGTATTCTattctatttctgtttttaaagGATTATAGATAATTCCCAGTAATAGGAAGATTTCTTAGTAACCAGTATCATGAGCCTAGTACCAGAATCAATGATTTCCATGCACAGCAAAATCTGTTCAGTCAGCCCAGCCCCTAGGTGCAAGTTAGTTGAGTACAGATAGAATAGTCTGCTATCCTGATGGTTCTGTACCACTTATTTCAGTTGGTGATCTGCATTCCCTTAGACAAGATTGTAAGGGAATACTGGGAAAAAAATACCCTTTTGAAGTTGACTATCTGGTAATTCTTATTGTGTTTATGATAGGCTTTCtatgattacatatattatgtaagcCTGTTGTgggtaataaaataaagatatgattCAAGCAAATCACTGTATCTTTTGTTAAGGTAGACTAAAAATTAATCACCAAGTGCATATTCCAAGAATGGAAAGAGGAACCAAATAGGAAGATATAGCAGTGGCTGAGAGGtttgaaaagaaagaattttCCAGCTACATAATTAAGCCATCAATTTGGGAGATGGTAACTTATCTGGATTGAGGAATGCACAGACAAGTGGTGAAGCATTTCTTCTGGTGTGCCTGTGAGAATATTTCCAGAGGAGATAGGCATGTGTCAATGAATTGAGTGGGGAACACCTGCCTTCTAAGTGGGCAAGTACCATCTAATTGACCATGGGCCTGGATGGACCAGGAAAGCTGAAGAAGGGGAATTTTCTGCCTTTTTCTTCTTCATTGGAGCCAGTTGTCCATCTGCTGCCCTTGTTCATCAAATTTCAGATTTGCACCAGTGGCCTTTCTAGAGTTCTTGAGcctttggccttgaacttgacctTGCACCCTTAGTATCCCAGGTTTGATGGTGGGTTACTTGGCTTtccgtcactgtgacaaaatacctaataaagtcaacttaaaggaggaaagatttattttggctcatagtgttAGATGTTCCAATTTATGATCACTTGGCTTTATTGttcagatgaggcagaacatcatagtgggGAGCACGAGGTAAAGCAGAACTGCTCACCTCCTGGCTGCTAGGAAGTGGATAGAAAGAAAGCATGAAAGAAAGGGCCAGAGATAAAAACATACCCTTCAAAGACCCACCTCCATTGACCTCCTTCCTTTTCCAACTGGGACATGCTCTACCTCCAAATATCACAACTAATATTACCAAATCTTTAGCCCatggcctttggggaacatttcagATCTGAACCATAACAGGTAGCCTCTTGGCTTCTTAGACTGAGCCACACTACTGGATTTTCTAGTTTTCCAGATTACAAAATATTGTGGAACTTTTCAGTTTCTGTGATCATGTGAATTAATCCTGTAATCAATCCCttcatgtatacatacacatacatattctcATTCtgtctgtctccctttccctccctcccctctcggtTACATTTCTCTCAAGAACCCTGACTAAAAACATGGTGTCAAGGTGACAAGGTACTGGCTCCAAGGCATCTGAAGGAAACTAGGAGAGAGGAAGGCTGGGCAAGATGTTGAAAAGTTATATAATTTGTTTGAGGCCAAACTGTAAGTTATTATTTAGCACTTATACTTTgaaaatgtaaatttttatgcTCTTTATTACTGCCTCTCTCCCTATCCTTACTATTTCTTTGAAAAATCAATCTGCCTTGTTTATGTTAAGGAACATTAATGAAGAGTATTACTTCTTCAAATTTTGGTTTCCTCAGTAGATAATAACCTACTTCATAAGGTTgtcataaagataatgaaaaacacCTGTTACAGCTTAAACAGTCAATGACTATTAGGTATTGATGAAATAGAGGTTATTTCCTTAgcaaaaggagttctgagttctgCCAGAATTGTACTCCAtggttcaatatcacaatcatgaATAAATGACAAACAATAtcagtaactttttaaaaaataattgatagTAAGCTTTGATTTGggcagttttattattttttttattttattttttgggagggtactggagattgaactcaagggcagttgaccattgagccacatcctcagccctatattgtattttaatatagtgagaccctgtctcactgagttgcttagttccttacttttgctgaggctagctttgaactctgcCATAATCCTCCTGCCATAGTCTTCCGAGCTGCCAGTTATTTTATTCTTAACATTATTTTACTAAATATCTAATAGGCATGGATAGAGTCCAGTGTTCTGGTGATCTAGAATTGGCTCACCAACTTCAACGAGAAGAAGACAGTAAGAGGAGATCTGAAGAATCAAGACAAGAAATGGAAGAATTTCAGAAACTGCAGGTGCAAAGATTAATAACAGTTATAATATTTTGATTTGGTAGAGTTCTTATTTCTAAAATATGCTTTCAACACTTTATTCTATTATTTTTGCccttattaaaaacattttttgggctgggattgtggctcaatggtagagcgcttgcccagcatttgggggcactgggttcatttctcagcaccacaatTTTCTTtccagattgaaaaaaaaaaatggaaatatagtGATTGAGTAATTTGCCCAGAGTTAGACAGTTATTAGGCGGTAAAGTCTTGATTCAAACCTGTGTAGGTCAATAGAGAAATTATGAAACTTGAGACTTAGAATTTAAATACTTGTATAAATACTTAGACATGAATGGTAACTTAGAAAAAATGACTCTTGAGTTCTAGATTTTTTTATAGGTTGTAATTTTAGGCATTTAGAAAGAACCATTTGTAATACAAAGTGCAGTTTAATGATATTGAAACTGTGTTTACCTTAGGTGAATTTAATATTTGTTGAGCTAGACTGTTACATTTTTAATGGATTTATATttttcatagttttttaaaatttctaatttgTGAACCATAGTGTTATTTGGGCTAATAATGCTCACAGAGTTTTTTTCCTATGTATTATAGAATAATGTATAAATAATAAGTGTTTATAATCAAATAGTTTTGAAAATATTCAATTAAACTAGTTTGACTACACCTCTTAAAGCCTTTAATATACCACTATgcattataaatataattttcccAGATTTGTTGACCTCTTGTTTTTTTTCTGCAATATCTCACGCATGGCTATTTTTCCATGAAATGTGCTTTGGAAAAATCTAATTTCAGATTTTGTTTCTACTAGTGATTCATTTATTCACAAAACATTTTTCCACCAGGatttggaggaggaaaaaaaaatggcttttCCTAAGTCTTTTGGGGAtaatataaaatgcaaaataccTTTTCAACATTATCAGTACCAAAAACTTCCAGGATTTATGGAGGTTTCTTATATAACTACTATGTAACATGATTGGGAGAATGAGTTATTGATTAAGTAGGTCTTTGCGGATCAGCTTGGCAGCAAATTAAAAGAACTGACAAATTTCCTTGAAAACGTCAGTAGTGTGTTCACAACTCTTCTGCCTTTTACAGTATCTTTAGAAGAAGGACGGAACCTCTGTTTTCCCTACTATAAGGAAACAAAGTGTTTGTTTATGGAGAATGGCCATAGTAGTCGTTCAATAATTAAGTTGAAAATTTCATGTGTGTGCACAGGCGCACACATGTGCTCTATAGTTCTCATAAAAATCTTTAAGTTGATTTATGTAAAAACCTGTAAACCAGAATGTTTTGATATACATttccaaataaataaaactggcAAGTTTCCATTTCATTAATGTACAAGAACATAAAAATTATGCCCTTTGTTTTTATGTTCAATAGCGACAATACGGTTTAGATAATTCTGGAGGATACAAACAACAACAGTTACGAAATATGGAGATTGAAGTAAATAAGGGTAGGATGCTTCCATCtgaatttcacagaagaagagcTGAAATGATGGAATCGCTAGCTCTTGGTACTGatgatggaaaaacaaaaacttcTGGTGGGTACTTTTACATCAAAATCATAGTTTTAATATTGCATATACCACTGAGGTAATAAAATCATTTAATTTTGTTGGATTTTCGCAATCCAAGGTTATATGGTATGAAGTGAGAGTAAGTTCAAATAGTGTGCTAATCATCTAGTAGACTAATGCTAATAGAAACCTAGTAGGAGCCATATTCAGAGTTAAATATTTCAGagccatgttaaaaaaaagtaaaaagacacAGGTAAAATTATAGAAGCCCAGGTTCCTAGATCTGCAATGGGGTTATGGCCTGACAAACGAATTGTAAGTTGAAAATATCTTATGTTGAAAATGCATTTTATACACCTAAGTTGCCGAACATCATAGCTTAGCAATACAGAACCCTGTAGGATGTCAGTAGTTTATCTTTGTAATGTCATGACTGACTATGAACTGTAGCTCACAGCTGTTACCCAGCATCTGGAGAGAATATCTTACTCCACATCCACAGCTCAGGgaaagaccaaaatttaaagtacactatgtaaaattcaaagtgtactaTGGTAGTCAAAAAGTTGTGTTGCACCATCATAATTCTATCATTTTAAGAGTTTAAACCCAGTGTACCAAAAATATTATTGTAACATGCAATCAATATTAAGAACTATTAATGAGATATTTAACATTCTTTTTACATTCTTTTGAATCCAGtatgtgttttttattttatagcaCACCTGTATTAGAAGAGTCACATTTCAAATGCTTAGTAGTCACCTGTAGCTAATAGCTAGTCTATGTTCAGTACATTTTTTTGGATTCTAAAGGTTTTTTATACATTATGTCACTTACCTTGAAACAAACATCCTCTTGTGTATTGTTACATATTCTGCATGAGATTATTTCGCTTAGGTTAAATAATTTTCTGAAGGCAAGGTTATATAGTTGTTATTGGCCCAGCCAGTATTCATAATCAAGTCAGCCTTATTCCAAAGCATGTATTTCTCCTGACAAGTGATTATTTAAATTgcttttttgtatatatgttagggtagtaaaaaaatttatataaaaatatatttatatgaacTATTCccctcagtgtttttttttttaatctgaatgttttgtcacattctttaacatttttaaagctGTTAACTCTTTCATTGTATTTTAAATCCTGGTGTACCCCTCACTGATTTTAATTCCTACTCCCAACAAAaggaatcattatcattaattttGTGCTTGTTAATCTGATGGATGTTTTACTACTCTTACTAAATATGTACATCCCCATAAATATTACATACTATTTATAtgcatttaatcttcataataaTGGGATATAAAATGTATGCTCCAAATTGCTTTACTCAAGTATATTGATTCTTATAGCTGTACTCCATTAATTTTAGCTGCAGTATAGTATTCCTTATATGAATTCTATACCACTTAAACCTTTGATCTACCTTCTTAAAGACAAAAGTTCATCTTCTTTTAGGATATCCATCATTCAAATAAAAAGCATTTGGCTCTTGTCATTTTGGTGCCACATGTTATAAGAAAgtatggggaaaaaaacaagaaagtatGGGCTATGTAAGTAAGATATCCCTGCCCATAAACTTTATAGAGTCCTTACAGTATGTAAAATATATGCACAGAACTGTAGTATTCTGTGACAAAATGTGGCTAGTACCTAGAGGGCACAAAAAATAAATGCAGTGATTATTCAGAAAAACAAGACCAAAAAAGGATCCTTGAGAACAGTACCATTTGATCCTTGAAGGATCTGTGTGATTCTAAACACAAGGAGAATATACTGAAATAAAGGTAAATTTAAGAATTACTTGCAGTAGGCTTCATGTACCATCAACTAATACTATTTTGTAGGTTATAGAGAGGTATTGTTTTTGGTTGGGAGCAAATTGTTGAGAACCGAATGGTCTCCAACAGTATATATTATAAAATGACGCAAGGAAAGCTTTCATACAACGGTTCTACTTTTATGTGTTGAGTCCTGCGGATGTGGAGGTATGAAATATAAACAACTTTAGTTCAGTGTAACAAATAATTTTCTAGTGTCAGGaaacttggattgtagtaataAGCAAGGTCATGAACTAAAGTTGTATCCGTAAGAAGATAAAGAAAGAGATGGAATGGTTAGGATTTAGCTATGTAGTTTGAGGATGGAGTTGGTATAGAGCCATATGATGGTGGAAACAAATCCTTCTacatcttctctcttttcttaggAATTATTGAAGCCCTTCATAGATATTTTCAGAATGCTGCCACAGATGTGAGGCATGTGTGGCTTTCTTTGGCAGTGGATCACTTTCATTCATCTTTAGGAGACAAAGGTTGGGGTTGTGGTTACAGAAATTTCCAAATGCTACTTTCATCATTATTACAAAATGATGCCTATGATGAATGCTTGAAAGGTATGAAAATACTGAACTCTGAGCTTGTCTCTGATATAATACACATATGAAATGGAGTGAATTAAAATGTAACATACATAATTAATAGCTTTAACAAAGTGGTGCTTTAGTGGATATTACGTAAGAAACTTGAAATCTGATTGAAGGGACAGAATTATGTAGTGGATATTAGGAATAACTGTCTTAAATCCATATTGTGGACTCCTTCACAGTATATGACATACTGCCAAGTGATTTTGTTCAGTACTTTATTAACTGTCATGTACTTTATTTGCTAAAATAATTTTAGGTATGTCAGTTCCTTGCATTCCAAAAATTCAGTCTATGATTGAAGATGCGTGGAAGGAAGGTTTTGATCCTCATGGGGCCTCTCAACTTAATAACAAGTTACAGGGAACAAAGGCCTGGATTGGAGCATGTGAAGTATATACACTCCTGACCTCCTTGAGGGTAAAGTATGTACCTGAAAATTTCAGTTTAATGCCATTGCTATATCTTTTAGTTGTTTGgtagtttgttttttgttttgttttttcccaaaattttgtttttatccaAGAGATATATATAGGTAGGGAAAACCAGCACCTTATTTTAGGTCTCATGCTCTTTGTATTCTCAAGTCCAATTTTTCACAGGCAATTTTTACTCCCATTGTTTTTAAATAACGTGCATTTTAGCTGTTTCTTGTTTTATCAGTTGTAGACAGTGtcgattgcttttttaaaaattgttctacCTGCTCACTCTTAGTCTAACATGACTTAGTTGGTTTCTATTAAAGACAGAGTTtacattataattgcataaatattgcTGATTGCTGATTTTCTTCCCTTCCTGAAAAGATTTCTGAAATTTTTCTTAATCattgcctttccttttcccttttaCTATTTGAGTTACATATTCCTTTTTATTAATACATTCTGAATTTCTGTTTAAATG
This region of Callospermophilus lateralis isolate mCalLat2 chromosome 6, mCalLat2.hap1, whole genome shotgun sequence genomic DNA includes:
- the LOC143402372 gene encoding zinc finger-containing ubiquitin peptidase 1 isoform X1, which produces MCGLICTNYDILQEHVDLHLEESSIRQGMDRVQCSGDLELAHQLQREEDSKRRSEESRQEMEEFQKLQRQYGLDNSGGYKQQQLRNMEIEVNKGRMLPSEFHRRRAEMMESLALGTDDGKTKTSGMSVPCIPKIQSMIEDAWKEGFDPHGASQLNNKLQGTKAWIGACEVYTLLTSLRVKCRIIDFHKSTGPSGTHPRLFEWILNYYSSEREGNSKVVWTSKPPIYLQHQGHSRTIVGIEERKNRTLCLLIFDPGCPSREMQKLLQQDIEASSLKQLRKFVGNLKHKQYQIVAVEGTLSSEEKVARRQASQVFTAEKIP
- the LOC143402372 gene encoding zinc finger-containing ubiquitin peptidase 1 isoform X2, with the translated sequence MCGLICTNYDILQEHVDLHLEESSIRQGMDRVQCSGDLELAHQLQREEDSKRRSEESRQEMEEFQKLQRQYGLDNSGGYKQQQLRNMEIEVNKGRMLPSEFHRRRAEMMESLALGTDDGKTKTSGIIEALHRYFQNAATDVRHVWLSLAVDHFHSSLGDKGWGCGYRNFQMLLSSLLQNDAYDECLKGMSVPCIPKIQSMIEDAWKEGFDPHGASQLNNKLQGTKAWIGACEVYTLLTSLRVKCRIIDFHKSTGPSGTHPRLFEWILNYYSSEREGNSKVVWTSKPPIYLQHQGHSRTIVGIEERKNRTLCLLIFDPGCPSREMQKLLQQDIEASSLKQLRKFVGNLKHKQYQIVAVEGTLSSEEKVARRQASQVFTAEKIP